DNA sequence from the Halococcus salsus genome:
GAGCCCGGCTGGAAACAACGACACCACGATCGCTGCACTGGAGCGGGTTCGACAGTTGATCGCACGAACCCACGAACCGGTCGAAGTCGTGCTGTTCTCGCCGCTCCTCGATGGGTTCGGAGGGACTGCTGCGCGACAGTTGGAAGCCCGGGGGTATCCAGTGACGGTCGTCAGCCCGAACGCGACGACGGACCGGACCGTCCACGAGGCGTTCGCCAGGGTCGAGCGCACGAACCGTGTCCAGTGCTTGCGGAATCGGGGGTGCCGGTCGCGGACTGGTCGCCCGACGAACCGCTGGTCTGGCCCGTCGGTCACGACGGCGGGGCGCGTCGATGACGGACGCACCCCTCGTGGCGCAACCGACGTACGCGGGGAGTACGCTCGCCGTGCTCTCGGCAGCCTGCGTCACCGGAGTCCTAGCGGGGTCGTTCACTCAGGGGCTGGTCGTCGGTGTCGAAACGGTCGGTGCCCTCCTGCTGTTGGGGAGCGGTCTCGTTCGCCGTCGCGGTCATCGTGTGCTCGGCGGTGGGTTCGTCCTCGTCGGGTGTGGTCTCGTCTGTTCGGCGCTCGGGATGGGGCTCCTCTCGACGGGTGGGTTGTTCGAGCGGATCGCCTTCCTCGGTGGAACGCTGGCGATGGCGGTCGTCGTTCTCGGCGTGTTTCCGCTTCGGGAGTCGTGGACCCGCACGCTCGTCGGCGTTGGGGTCGCGCTCTTCGGCTGTAGCCTCGTCCTCCTGACGTGGGTTTCGGACCCGGACGCGGTTCGATTGCTGGTCGGTGTCGGCTCGATGGTCCTCACGTGGGATCTGGCCGAGTACGCGACCACGCTCGGGGTCGACGTCGGGCGGAGCGCCCGGACCTACCCGGTAGTGCTCACCCATCTCGCCGGCACCCTCGGGACCGGGGCTATCGCAGGTGTGTTCGCGCTGGTCGTCGACGGGGTCCGGCTCCCGGCGATCCCGATCGCCGCGTTCGCGTTGCTGTTGGGTGCGAGCCTGCTGTCGTTGCTCGTGCTCTTCCTCGGGGACAGCGACTGGCCCTCCAGTACGTGACTCGTAGTCATTCCACGGACGGAACGACCGAGTGCCGTTTTTCACTCCTCGTTCGAGGCGTGTTCCTGTTCCCGGAGTTTTCGGCGTTGGATCTTTCCGGTCGTCGTCTGCGGGAGCCGTTCGACGAACTCGATCGCCCGCGGGTACTCGTACTTCGCGAGTCGGTCCCGGACACGGTCACGGATCTCCTCGCGGAGTTCGTCCCCGTTCTCGGTCGTATCGGTGGCCGACGTCGGCTGGACGAAGGCCTTGATTATCTCCCCACGGGTCTCGTCGGCGACCCCGATGACGCCGACCTGCTCGACGCCGGGGTGTTCGAGGATCGCGCGCTCGACTTCACCGGGGCCGACCCGGTAGCCGCTGGTGAGGATGAGGTCGTCGTC
Encoded proteins:
- a CDS encoding DUF7519 family protein, with the translated sequence MTDAPLVAQPTYAGSTLAVLSAACVTGVLAGSFTQGLVVGVETVGALLLLGSGLVRRRGHRVLGGGFVLVGCGLVCSALGMGLLSTGGLFERIAFLGGTLAMAVVVLGVFPLRESWTRTLVGVGVALFGCSLVLLTWVSDPDAVRLLVGVGSMVLTWDLAEYATTLGVDVGRSARTYPVVLTHLAGTLGTGAIAGVFALVVDGVRLPAIPIAAFALLLGASLLSLLVLFLGDSDWPSST